The Puntigrus tetrazona isolate hp1 chromosome 3, ASM1883169v1, whole genome shotgun sequence genome contains a region encoding:
- the LOC122341259 gene encoding ATP-dependent Clp protease proteolytic subunit, mitochondrial translates to MLLRRVLQCGVPALKVSRSIHQSAPWRSPLIPIVVEQTGRGERAYDIYSRLLRERIICVMGPIDDSVASLVIAQLLFLQSESNNKPIHMYINSPGGVVTAGLAIYDTMQYILNPISTWCVGQAASMGSLLLAAGTAGMRHSLPNARIMVHQPSGGARGQATDIAIQAEEILKLKRQINNIYCKHTGQLLETIESVMERDRYMSPMEAQDFGIIDKVLVHPPQAGQDEPELIQKEPTSPASASTSPQPQASEPGQSGNNLASSYKPEP, encoded by the exons ATGTTGTTGCGt AGAGTCTTACAATGTGGAGTTCCTGCACTCAAAGTCAGTCGGTCCATTCATCAGAGCGCGCCATGGAGAAGTCCACTTATACCAATAGTTGTGGAGCAGACG GGCAGAGGAGAGCGTGCGTACGACATCTACTCAAGGCTGCTTCGAGAGAGAATCATTTGTGTTATGGGTCCA ATCGATGACTCTGTAGCTTCCCTAGTTATCGCTCAGCTGCTCTTTCTCCAGTCTGAGAGCAACAACAAGCCCATACACATGTACATCAACAGTCCTG GGGGTGTGGTCACGGCTGGACTCGCGATCTATGACACTATGCAGTACATCTTAAATCCCATATCTACGTGGTGTGTGGGTCAGGCCGCCAGTATGGGCAGCCTGCTTCTGGCCGCAGGAACCGCAGGCATGAGGCATTCCCTGCCCAATGCCCGAATCATGGTGCACCAGCCCTCTGGTGGAGCAAGG GGGCAAGCAACAGATATTGCCATACAGGCTGAGGAGATTCTCAAGCTTAAAAGACAGATCAACAACATCTATTGTAAACACACGGGGCAGCTTTTGGAGACTATAG AGAGCGTGATGGAGAGAGACCGCTACATGAGCCCAATGGAAGCGCAGGATTTCGGGATCATTGACAAAGTCCTGGTTCATCCACCACAGGCTGGGCAGGATGAGCCAGAACTTATTCAGAAAGAGCCCACAAGCCCTGCAAGCGCATCCACCTCCCCTCAACCTCAAGCCTCTGAGCCGGGTCAATCCGGAAACAACCTTGCCTCCTCATACAAGCCCGAGCCCTGA
- the si:dkey-204f11.64 gene encoding guanine nucleotide-binding protein G(I)/G(S)/G(O) subunit gamma-10, whose protein sequence is MSNNSAGGLVSLQKSVKQLRFEAGIRRIKVSQAAAELKAFCMQNAHKDPLLMGVPSSDNPFRPPKSCALF, encoded by the exons ATGTCGAATAACAGCGCCGGCGGTCTGGTCAGCCTGCAAAAAAGCGTCAAGCAGCTGCGATTTGAAGCAGGAATCCGCAGAATCAAG GTTTCTCAAGCTGCGGCAGAGCTGAAAGCATTTTGCATGCAAAATGCCCACAAGGACCCTCTCCTCATGGGAGTCCCATCAAGCGACAACCCCTTTCGGCCCCCCAAATCATGTGCGCTCTTCTGA